A section of the Phycodurus eques isolate BA_2022a chromosome 4, UOR_Pequ_1.1, whole genome shotgun sequence genome encodes:
- the LOC133401323 gene encoding histone-lysine N-methyltransferase ASH1L-like isoform X1, whose protein sequence is MRGARMLCKAFCQLKPKGQDPSLLDEQAQRSVFSSNHHLQLFHWYIGNYSAIFSSPLTSLMDQRMKGGTPLMTDSTLDASPAPEDFEQDQEKRKRLETEDSDVGKKEDRRGKKREGDKGAVLELLIEGRCGGTGQQQLQICSRETSCPDGNVRLRIGVQAKRTKKPPKILESYVCKPTIRTYQRQQGRGGALPTRTATNPDDGSRENRSGSNGVQTTCKQTASATLPSLSTPPSSSAAQSSTPENAIVSTIASAIANPGTKSAKQVPLKLDGNAVVTSAGSSERGKKEKTLGVHEQPLPAVLKPCSPTAHQEASATPLRLCTETLPEREINKKHNGVVQTKKQKGLSNGKCSEDKLGDTQSIKTAKHINSVSSVDAIPPCSSKTELCVAQKSNSSSVTAKSKSSPTLDMSPAQVQEASLKRLNDKKRDKERKVKKEKRKERKAKGEGLETERVKSDKRKEEFIKKKKDKGKDGKLRQGKDHKSSDELKTGKKTEKNKINTEKHRKEDTNLGGMSKLDKPYKVADQGRSEEGSMRDHIKQAELQATSADSIKSKDNEIVRYSTVPPKHPASYSTLPPLSPPSSNQEQDSRPLKKRKARRPSWTKLVHRTQRVENQEADSQQSFSQKLSIHSPPSCSPSSSITKPSSPKQNPIISDLKPSASTSPSTPGRKRGRPKSHTIIFNEPLLRLSPEEVAFLECDDVQKSPVLDSSPKKRGRPRKQSLNQTDITDKNINPPPPEKGNRQLKIRRLINEMKKRKKKRLHKVMTSGNVGKESKRVKGVKSSQRTYKSIEPPTVPTLSDLSSSFGTKLGPQINVSKRGTIYMGKRRGRKPKSQTARLNSHSYTQASLFGQPTETSLFMSNQLQAPAAHPFPSPSLTHSSGAQSPYSEGSVTEPTSTLLFPPPFSLPSPSSSCTSPRPPSCSSLSPFVKKSCPCQGRHHFPFHQSSCKLSSPNGPLHPTPGSPGHLKDATPSPRSESHSEETLPSDSGIGTDNNSVCERVEMRGARGMLRLGQGSGGILGGPKLSSLADPLLTRHKNPIGNSTSVERHRHRHRRRDYNCPSSCSCLCPCPGHNKCTHSDYFPCIGHNILKRQKNKHKKKHQQLLMQDPEFLSELEELIGQFSEVHIGRRGWARSEPGQAFDGGRRHHSSHSHRSNIFKINLNGFYSPHPPSYAANSSFSPQALYPCQTLHCNRKPERRQCGCPSKFQETIDNMGFYSSYPPATTLYHHLPGSYPLPSPHHYASQQPHHTHILLNPARFHRRRSRLLREGALGGEIEGNGGSLNLGYTSSLSCDCGHKHKHRQRLCQRNVEDEAMLHEHEEQEDVVAREAFSTSKSRFILGQGGGRKGTRGMGGVLSKESPWLRENANNSFSAATSSSLAERSKHASLFSVGLGSSHLSSFGGGWGGLGQSWTKLQGAGFPNNSWGSSAGRTGPMIPSDPEDDDSEDIHLPHPSRTPPSPTHTNLFTSIGVPTGGHGLKSGLASRNPGSGERSWRTDEPAWTERREAALQGDPRSRGQLKGVTKTHAADGKNKRRPGRPRKRPLPSTLPSSVSSPDLLRGRSNNNVGWRVGLDQDVAGVGSVPQATDSELQAKRKRGRKRKHDASPCHQSVAEDELLSCDTPAERSGQSAAEQPASQPADVQRDRSEDGPARKTFLRAGLYSDDYKTIDPPSQSQLSSRASAEYQPGERDYSLLPAPIHVGKYLRMKRIHFQLPYDVMWLWQHNQLQRQPAFPLKRKRRYCRLKERTFPSQHTAEESSSDLASLFPHLDMDPLSNSERSFVVTHRVFLVRNWELVRERQIRLRMEGRREGDSEAEERDWRVVCGDGASGDDSHIKSDIPVGVVEVTISSSDPHPGGHDTPHSLTASPRPTESQNREEDDEDDDEEEGEEGKVGECSREQRRKRLNDLLLTLQHS, encoded by the exons ATGAGAGGCGCAAGAATGCTTTGCAAG GCATTTTGTCAGCTCAAGCCCAAAGGACAAGATCCGTCTTTGCTGGATGAACAAGCTCAACGGAgtgttttttcttcaaaccaTCACCTCCAACTCTTTCACTGGTATATTGGGAACTATTCAGCCATCTTCTCCTCCCCCCTGACTTCTCTGATGGACCAGAGAATGAAGGGGGGCACCCCTCTAATGACAGACTCCACTCTGGATGCCTCCCCAGCACCTGAGGATTTTGAGCAGGACCAAGAGAAAAGAAAGCGTCTCGAGACGGAGGATTCGGACGTGGGGAAGAAGGAAGACAGACGAGGGAAGAAGAGGGAAGGGGACAAGGGGGCGGTGCTGGAGTTGCTCATTGAGGGGCGCTGTGGGGGTACTGGGCAGCAACAGCTTCAGATATGTAGCAGAGAGACCAGCTGCCCTGACGGGAATGTGCGACTCCGCATCGGAGTGCAAGCCAAGCGCACCAAGAAGCCGCCCAAGATTTTGGAAAGCTACGTTTGCAAACCCACCATCAGAACCTATCAGAGGCAGCAGGGCCGAGGGGGGGCGCTGCCAACCAGAACTGCCACCAACCCTGACGACGGGAGCAGAGAGAACCGCTCAGGCTCGAATGGCGTCCAAACCACATGCAAACAAACGGCATCTGCCACTTTGCCGTCATTATcaacaccaccatcatcatcagcgGCGCAATCTTCAACACCAGAAAATGCTATCGTTTCCACAATAGCCTCAGCCATCGCCAACCCAGGGACCAAGTCTGCCAAACAG GTTCCTCTCAAACTGGATGGTAACGCAGTGGTGACGTCCGCTGGATCATCGGAGAGAGGGAAGAAAGAGAAGACTCTAGGTGTCCATGAGCAGCCGCTCCCTGCAGTTCTGAAACCGTGCTCACCCACCGCCCATCAGGAAGCATCAGCTACCCCCTTGAGGCTGTGCACCGAAACGCTGCCTGAAAGGGAAATCAACAAGAAACACAATGGTGTGGTGCAGACCAAGAAACAGAAGGGACTTTCGAACGGGAAATGCTCTGAGGACAAACTTGGAGATACacaatcaatcaaaactgcaAAACACATCAACTCTGTTTCTTCTGTGGACGCCATACCTCCGTGTTCTTCTAAAACAGAGCTTTGCGTGGCGCAAAAGAGTAACTCCTCCTCTGTTACCGCTAAATCTAAATCCTCCCCTACTCTGGATATGTCTCCTGCACAGGTTCAGGAAGCTTCATTGAAGCGCTTAAATGACAAAAAGAGAGATAAAGAGCGGAAGGTAAAGAAGGAGAAACGAAAAGAGAGAAAGGCAAAGGGAGAGGGACTGGAAACAGAGAGAGTAAAGAGTGATAAGAGAAAAGAAGAATtcataaagaagaaaaaagacaaaggaaaGGATGGCAAATTGCGACAGGGTAAAGACCATAAAAGTAGTGATGAACTGAAGACtggaaaaaagactgagaaaaacaAGATCAACACAGAGAAACACAGAAAAGAAGACACTAACTTGGGCGGCATGAGTAAATTAGATAAACCATATAAAGTAGCAGACCAAGGGAGATCTGAAGAGGGGAGCATGAGAGATCATATCAAACAAGCTGAGCTGCAAGCAACGTCTGCTGACAGCATTAAGTCAAAAGACAATGAAATTGTCAGGTATTCAACAGTGCCGCCAAAACATCCAGCGTCATATTCTACCCTGCCCCCTCTTTCTCCACCATCCTCCAACCAAGAGCAGGACAGCAGGCCGCTTAAGAAACGTAAAGCTCGAAGGCCCAGCTGGACAAAGCTGGTGCACCGGACTCAGAGGGTGGAAAATCAGGAAGCAGATTCTCAACAGAGTTTCTCTCAAAAGTTGTCTATTCACTCACCTCCCTCTTGCTCCCCGTCCTCCTCCATAACAAAACCATCATCTCCGAAACAGAACCCCATCATATCAGATCTGAAACCGTCTGCTTCCACAAGCCCTTCCACTCCAGGCCGAAAAAGGGGCCGCCCCAAGTCACATACCATAATCTTTAATGAACCTCTTCTGAGACTTTCCCCCGAGGAGGTTGCCTTTCTGGAGTGTGACGACGTTCAGAAAAGCCCTGTGCTGGACTCGAGCCCGAAGAAGCGCGGCCGTCCTCGCAAGCAATCACTGAATCAAACAGACATCACAGATAAGAACataaatcctcctcctcctgaaaAGGGAAACAGGCAGCTAAAAATCAGGAGGCTGAttaatgaaatgaagaaaaggaagaagaagagactTCACAAGGTAATGACATCTGGCAATGTAGGAAAGGAGAGCAAGAGGGTTAAAGGTGTCAAGAGTTCTCAGAGAACATACAAGTCCATTGAACCGCCGACTGTGCCCACGCTTTCTGACTTGTCGTCCTCCTTTGGGACCAAGCTGGGCCCTCAGATCAATGTGAGCAAGAGAGGAACCATTTACATGGGCAAGAGGAGAGGGCGCAAGCCCAAATCCCAAACAGCTCGTCTGAATTCCCACAGCTACACTCAAGCGTCATTGTTTGGCCAGCCCACTGAAACATCTCTCTTCATGTCCAACCAGCTCCAGGCTCCTGCAGCCCACCCATTTCCCTCCCCGTCCCTTACACACTCCAGTGGGGCCCAGAGCCCTTACAGTGAAGGAAGTGTTACAGAGCCAACATCGACTTTGCTTTTTCCTCCCCCGTTCTCCCTCCCGTCCCCGTCGTCCTCCTGCACTTCACCCCGTCCGCCGTCCTGCTCCTCCCTCTCCCCCTTTGTGAAGAAAAGTTGTCCATGCCAGGGCAGGCACCACTTTCCCTTTCACCAGTCATCATGTAAGCTCTCCTCTCCCAATGGTCCACTCCATCCCACGCCCGGCTCACCTGGCCACCTGAAAGACGCTACCCCCTCACCTAGGAGTGAATCGCACAGTGAAGAGACGTTGCCCAGTGATAGCGGGATTGGAACCGATAACAACAGTGTCTGCGAGCGAGTGGAAATGAGGGGTGCTAGAGGCATGCTCAGGTTGGGTCAAGGGTCTGGAGGGATTCTCGGGGGTCCAAAactatcctctcttgcggaccCTCTTCTCACCAGACACAAGAACCCGATTGGCAACTCAACCTCCGTAGAGCGGCACCGACATCGGCACAGGCGGCGGGATTACAACTGCCCCTCTTCTTGTAGTTGCCTGTGTCCCTGCCCTGGACACAACAAGTGCACTCATTCAGATTACTTCCCTTGCATTGGTCACAACATACTGaagagacagaaaaacaaacataaaaagaaacacCAGCAACTGCTAATGCAGGATCCAGAGTTTCTATCTGAACTGGAAGAGCTCATCGGTCAATTCAGTGAAGTTCACATCGGTCGGCGAGGCTGGGCCAGGTCGGAGCCGGGGCAGGCTTTTGATGGGGGCAGGCGCCACCACTCCTCGCATTCTCACCGCTCCAATATCTTCAAAATCAATCTGAATGGCTTCTATTCACCTCACCCTCCGTCTTACGCTGCTAATTCCTCCTTCTCCCCTCAGGCTCTCTACCCCTGCCAGACGTTGCATTGTAACAGAAAACCGGAACGAAGGCAGTGTGGCTGTCCATCAAAGTTCCAGGAGACCATTGACAACATGGGCTTCTACAGCAGCTATCCACCAGCCACAACGCTTTACCACCACCTTCCCGGCTCATACCCACTTCCCTCTCCTCACCACTATGCCTCGCAACAGCCCCACCATACCCACATTCTTCTAAACCCCGCCAGGTTTCACAGGCGGCGGAGCAGGCTGCTGAGGGAGGGCGCTCTCGGAGGGGAGATTGAAGGGAATGGAGGAAGCCTCAATTTAGGGTATACGTCAAGCCTCTCGTGTGACTGTGGTCACAAACATAAACACAGACAAAGGCTCTGCCAACGCAACGTTGAAGACGAGGCAATGTTACATGAGCATGAGGAGCAGGAGGATGTGGTGGCGAGAGAGGCTTTCTCCACTTCAAAGTCAAGGTTCATTTTGGGGCAAGGAGGAGGGCGGAAGGGCACAAGAGGAATGGGGGGCGTGCTGTCCAAAGAGTCACCTTGGTTACGTGAGAATGCAAATAATTCGTTCTCTGCTGCCACATCATCATCTTTGGCAGAAAGATCAAAACATGCATCTCTCTTCTCTGTGGGGCTGGGCTCCTCTCACTTGTCTTCGTTCGGAGGGGGCTGGGGCGGCCTGGGCCAGAGTTGGACCAAACTTCAGGGTGCGGGGTTCCCAAACAACAGCTGGGGATCCTCTGCTGGACGCACAGGCCCGATGATTCCCTCTGACCCGGAGGATGACGACAGCGAAGACATTCATCTACCCCATCCAAGCAGGACGCCCCCGTCGCCGACGCACACCAACCTGTTCACGTCGATTGGCGTGCCAACGGGGGGTCATGGCTTGAAGAGCGGGTTGGCCAGTCGGAATCCTGGAAGTGGAGAGAGGTCATGGAGGACGGACGAGCCAGCTTGGACAGAGAGGAGAGAAGCAG CTTTACAAGGTGACCCAAGAAGCCGCGGGCAGCTCAAAGGTGTGACAAAGACACACGCCGCTgatgggaaaaacaaaagacgaCCCGGTCGACCCAGGAAACGGCCTCTGCCCTCCACTTTGCCTTCCTCTGTGTCGTCACCCGACCTTCTGCGAGGGCGCAGCAATAATAACGTAGGCTGGAGAGTGGGGTTGGACCAAGATGTGGCGGGTGTCGGCTCGGTGCCGCAGGCGACAGATTCGGAGCTGCAGGCCAAGAGGAAGCGAGGACGGAAGAGAAAACATGACGCTTCTCCCTGCCATCAGAG TGTCGCCGAGGACGAGCTGTTGTCCTGCGACACGCCCGCCGAACGTTCCGGCCAATCGGCCGCCGAGCAGCCCGCATCCCAACCAGCCGATGTCCAAAGAGACAGGAGCGAAGACGGTCCTGCCAGGAAAACGTTTTTGAGGGCCGGTCTTTACTCTGATGATTACAAAACGATAGA TCCCCCCTCCCAGTCGCAGCTCTCCTCCAGAGCGAGCGCAGAGTACCAACCAGGTGAGCGGGACTACAGCCTTTTACCAGCACCCATTCATGTTG GGAAGTACTTGAGGATGAAGAGAATACATTTCCAGTTACCCTATGATGTCATGTGGCTTTGGCAGCACAATCAG CTTCAGAGGCAACCTGCTTTCCCGCTGAAGAGGAAACGGCGCTACT GCCGACTGAAGGAGAGGACATTTCCCTCCCAGCACACTGCG GAGGAGAGCTCGAGTGACTTGGCCAGCCTCTTTCCTCACCTCGACATGGACCCTTTGAGCAACAGTGAGCG GAGCTTCGTGGTGACACATCGCGTGTTCCTGGTGAGGAACTGGGAACTGGTGAGGGAGCGACAGATCCGACTGAGGATGGAGGGGAGGCGAGAGGGGGACAGCGAGGCGGAGGAGAGGGACTGGCGTGTCGTGTGCGGGGACGGAGCCAGTGGGGACGATAGCCACATCAAGTCAG ATATACCAGTGGGGGTGGTGGAGGTGACTATTTCCAGCAGTGACCCCCACCCGGGCGGTCACGACACCCCCCACTCGCTCACCGCGAGCCCCCGC CCCACAGAGAGCCAGAACagagaagaagatgatgaagatgatgatgaggaggagggcgAGGAAGGCAAAGTGGGAGAATGCAGCAGAGAGCAGAGGAGAAAGCGGCTGAACGATTTACTTTTGACCCTGCAGCATTCATAA